A section of the Chryseobacterium scophthalmum genome encodes:
- a CDS encoding AAA family ATPase, which yields MIELRENLNKVKTEIAKVIVGQENMVEHLLAALLSNGHVLIEGVPGVAKTITAKLLAKTIDVDFSRIQFTPDLMPSDILGTSIFSMKNSEFEFKKGPIFSSFILIDEINRSPAKTQAALFEVMEEKQITIDGTRYEMDEPFLVVATQNPIEHEGTYRLPEAQLDRFLFKINVGYPNLEQEVAIIKNQHDNRLEDKTEAVNKVITAQQLNNYQKLVKEIIVESQLIEYIAKIIINTRENQFLYLGASPRASLALLTASKAFAALRGRDFVTPEDIKEASYAVLRHRVIVSPEREMEGLTADEIIRQILEGIEIPR from the coding sequence ATGATTGAGCTTCGTGAAAATTTAAATAAAGTAAAAACGGAGATTGCAAAAGTAATTGTCGGTCAGGAAAATATGGTTGAACATCTTTTGGCAGCTTTACTTTCCAACGGACACGTTTTAATTGAAGGAGTTCCGGGAGTTGCAAAAACAATTACGGCAAAATTACTGGCTAAAACCATTGATGTAGATTTTAGCAGAATACAGTTTACACCGGATTTAATGCCTTCAGATATTTTAGGAACGTCAATTTTCAGTATGAAAAATTCTGAATTTGAGTTTAAAAAAGGACCAATTTTCTCAAGCTTTATTTTGATTGACGAGATCAACCGTTCACCTGCAAAAACGCAAGCGGCTTTGTTTGAAGTAATGGAAGAGAAGCAGATTACAATTGATGGAACCCGTTACGAAATGGATGAACCTTTCCTTGTTGTTGCTACCCAAAACCCAATCGAGCACGAAGGAACGTATAGACTTCCGGAAGCGCAGCTTGACCGGTTTTTATTTAAAATCAATGTAGGTTATCCGAATCTGGAACAGGAAGTTGCAATTATCAAGAATCAACATGATAACAGACTTGAAGATAAGACTGAAGCGGTAAACAAAGTGATTACAGCACAACAGTTAAATAATTATCAGAAATTAGTAAAAGAAATCATTGTTGAATCTCAACTGATTGAATACATCGCTAAAATTATCATCAATACAAGAGAAAATCAATTCTTGTATTTGGGAGCTTCGCCAAGAGCAAGTTTAGCATTATTAACGGCTTCAAAAGCTTTTGCAGCATTGAGAGGGAGAGATTTTGTAACACCCGAAGATATCAAAGAAGCAAGCTATGCAGTGTTAAGACACAGAGTAATTGTTTCGCCGGAAAGAGAAATGGAAGGTTTGACAGCCGATGAAATCATCAGACAGATCTTGGAAGGAATAGAGATTCCTAGGTAA
- a CDS encoding GNAT family N-acetyltransferase, producing MKFENNKSGNGGVITINNEIKEVGRLTYTIFPEDNKLIISFVLVHPEFEGRGMGKFLVEEAIKFSRENNWKVYPHCSYARAVMRRMNDVEDIFLQS from the coding sequence ATGAAATTCGAAAACAATAAATCCGGAAACGGCGGAGTCATTACAATCAACAATGAAATCAAAGAAGTCGGAAGATTGACGTACACTATTTTCCCTGAAGACAATAAATTGATTATTTCTTTTGTACTTGTTCATCCCGAATTTGAGGGTCGCGGAATGGGAAAATTTTTGGTAGAAGAAGCCATTAAATTTTCGAGAGAAAACAATTGGAAAGTTTATCCACATTGTTCTTACGCAAGAGCGGTGATGAGAAGAATGAATGATGTGGAAGATATTTTTTTACAAAGCTAA
- a CDS encoding stage II sporulation protein M — translation MREVYFIKQNKEKWLGIEQVVQGKIKKNPDDLSSLYINLVNDLSFAQTYYPKSNTTVYLNHLSSQIFQKIYKTKRVEENRLVYFFKTEVPLIVYENRRYLIYSFLFFIFFMLIGVLSAIYDKDFANLILSESYVNMTIENIKEGNAVGVYQDGSTWGSTIGITFNNIIVGAKLYIYGTFGGLGTLYLLMQNSVMLGTFQYFFYEHGALGDSARGIWLHGTFEIFSMVVEGMCGLILGTSILFPKTLSRFNSFKNGFKNSFKIFLSTVPFTICAGIIEGYVTRHALNMPLSLNLFIIFGCLGIIGFYYFVYPHIVNRRIKNTINDAVL, via the coding sequence ATGAGAGAGGTTTATTTCATTAAACAAAATAAAGAAAAATGGTTGGGAATTGAGCAGGTTGTTCAAGGGAAAATTAAAAAAAATCCTGATGACCTGTCTTCGTTGTATATCAACCTTGTCAACGATCTTTCTTTTGCCCAGACTTATTACCCCAAAAGCAATACAACAGTTTATCTTAATCATCTTTCATCTCAGATTTTCCAAAAAATTTATAAAACTAAAAGAGTTGAAGAAAACAGACTTGTTTATTTCTTTAAAACAGAGGTTCCTTTGATTGTTTATGAAAACAGAAGATACTTGATCTACTCCTTTTTGTTCTTTATATTTTTTATGTTGATCGGCGTTCTTTCGGCAATTTATGATAAAGATTTTGCGAATCTGATTTTAAGTGAAAGTTATGTGAATATGACTATCGAAAACATCAAAGAAGGAAATGCAGTCGGTGTTTATCAGGATGGTTCAACTTGGGGAAGTACCATCGGAATTACTTTCAACAACATTATCGTTGGTGCAAAATTATACATTTACGGGACTTTTGGCGGACTTGGAACTTTGTATCTTCTGATGCAAAATTCTGTGATGTTAGGAACTTTTCAGTATTTTTTCTACGAACACGGCGCTTTAGGAGACAGCGCAAGAGGAATCTGGCTTCACGGAACATTTGAAATTTTCAGTATGGTGGTTGAAGGAATGTGTGGCTTGATTCTCGGGACATCTATCCTTTTCCCAAAAACACTTTCAAGATTTAATTCTTTTAAAAACGGATTTAAAAATTCATTCAAAATATTTTTAAGTACAGTTCCTTTTACCATTTGTGCTGGAATTATTGAAGGATACGTAACAAGACATGCTTTAAACATGCCTTTATCACTCAATCTTTTTATCATTTTTGGCTGTTTGGGAATCATTGGCTTTTATTATTTTGTTTATCCACATATTGTTAACCGGAGAATAAAAAACACAATCAATGATGCAGTTTTATAA
- a CDS encoding DUF4350 domain-containing protein: MNKTFKIYAVIFIIVMVILALLEVNKKEVTDWRKNYDVNQKSPFGLFVFNKEVKDLFKNNLTKLDVAPYDYYTEKDKKPHNILIVESEMDQESWNKILDEVSKGSDAMIIANRLPKNISDTIGFYSSKISYEDQNVLKLTDKKYQNDFIKLDKFPSGRGFSYIKPNVQVLGKTVEENNDDQANFIKAPFGKGTIYVHCEPLFLTNYYLLQSGNVRYAQSVFSYLKDRETLWFVESNTKESRSLLRFILSNPALKYAWWVFLGGLVLFIFFNVKRKQRIVPIIEPLKNTSADFVKSIGNLYLQEGDFHDMMAKKAQYFLNKVRLDLLIDTQNLDEEFAKKLQLKTGKSVEMVNEAIVLIKKAQDPYASVMKEDLARINSLLDEILK; the protein is encoded by the coding sequence ATGAATAAAACTTTCAAAATATATGCTGTTATTTTCATCATTGTTATGGTGATTTTGGCATTGCTTGAAGTGAATAAAAAGGAAGTTACAGACTGGCGAAAAAACTATGATGTCAATCAAAAATCACCTTTCGGGCTTTTTGTTTTTAATAAAGAAGTAAAAGATTTGTTTAAAAACAATCTTACGAAGCTTGATGTTGCACCTTACGATTATTACACCGAAAAAGATAAGAAACCACACAATATTCTCATCGTAGAAAGCGAAATGGATCAGGAATCCTGGAATAAAATTTTAGATGAAGTTTCCAAAGGTTCAGATGCGATGATAATTGCGAATCGACTTCCAAAAAATATTTCAGATACGATTGGTTTTTACAGTTCAAAAATTTCTTATGAAGACCAGAATGTTCTGAAACTGACCGACAAAAAATATCAGAATGATTTTATTAAATTGGATAAATTCCCATCGGGAAGAGGTTTTTCTTACATTAAACCGAATGTTCAGGTTTTAGGAAAAACAGTTGAAGAAAATAATGACGATCAGGCAAATTTCATCAAAGCACCATTTGGAAAAGGGACAATTTATGTGCATTGCGAACCTCTTTTTTTAACGAATTATTATCTTTTGCAATCAGGAAATGTAAGATATGCGCAAAGTGTTTTTTCATATTTGAAAGACAGAGAAACGTTATGGTTTGTAGAAAGCAATACCAAAGAATCTCGTTCATTATTGCGTTTTATTCTTTCTAATCCGGCTTTAAAATATGCTTGGTGGGTGTTTTTAGGAGGATTGGTTTTATTTATATTTTTTAATGTAAAAAGAAAACAACGAATCGTTCCAATTATTGAACCGCTAAAAAATACTTCCGCCGATTTTGTGAAAAGTATTGGGAATCTTTACTTACAGGAAGGTGATTTCCATGATATGATGGCAAAAAAAGCTCAATATTTTTTAAATAAAGTAAGGCTGGATCTTCTCATTGATACCCAAAATCTGGATGAAGAATTTGCCAAAAAACTTCAGCTAAAAACCGGAAAATCTGTGGAAATGGTTAATGAAGCAATTGTCCTAATTAAGAAAGCACAAGATCCTTATGCAAGTGTAATGAAGGAAGATTTGGCGAGAATAAACAGTCTTTTGGATGAAATTTTAAAATGA
- a CDS encoding RDD family protein: MSQIAINTSQNVNINFITASIGERMVAYIIDLLIKVAYLVAIFYLFFNIFNLGYILDGLDSWSQNAVYIVLTLPVALYPLVLESLMEGQTPGKKVMKIRVVKIDGYQASFGDYLIRWVFRLIDTTFAGIVGLVSMIVSKNNQRLGDIASGTAVISLKNNINISHTILENINPDYIPTFSQVIGLSDNDMRIIKDNYLKALRIDDRQVITKLSDKIKSILKLEVDPTKMTERQFIGIIIKDYNYYTGKDI, from the coding sequence ATGTCTCAAATTGCGATTAATACCTCCCAAAATGTAAATATTAATTTTATCACGGCAAGTATCGGAGAACGAATGGTAGCGTACATTATCGATCTTCTCATTAAGGTGGCTTATCTTGTGGCAATCTTCTATTTATTTTTTAATATTTTCAATTTAGGATATATTTTAGATGGTTTAGATTCATGGTCTCAAAACGCAGTTTATATCGTTCTTACATTACCTGTTGCTCTTTACCCACTTGTTTTGGAAAGCTTGATGGAAGGACAAACTCCCGGAAAAAAAGTAATGAAAATACGGGTGGTGAAAATTGACGGTTACCAGGCAAGTTTTGGAGATTATTTGATCAGATGGGTTTTCAGATTGATTGATACAACCTTCGCAGGAATTGTAGGTTTAGTTTCTATGATCGTTTCTAAAAATAATCAGCGATTAGGAGACATTGCTTCGGGAACAGCGGTGATTTCACTTAAAAACAATATCAATATTTCTCATACCATTCTTGAAAACATCAATCCCGACTACATTCCCACTTTTTCACAAGTAATCGGATTAAGCGATAACGATATGAGAATTATAAAAGATAATTACTTAAAAGCTCTGAGAATCGACGACAGACAGGTTATTACAAAACTTTCAGACAAAATAAAAAGTATTCTCAAACTGGAAGTAGATCCCACAAAAATGACCGAAAGACAGTTTATCGGAATTATTATTAAAGATTATAATTATTATACAGGGAAAGATATTTAG
- a CDS encoding DUF4013 domain-containing protein produces the protein MMQFYKKRDFGAFISDSFTFFKLYGKNYFRNYILLNGLLLILLVAVFIFGYRELFMQIFGSNMSGESYYFESYFEDNIGMFIVVGLLTFLLFLIMMIVNYLFPVFYLKRLAEGEVKIKTDDILGDLKKNAGKIGKLCLGMVFVVTPLSLIVMGISYAMILIVIGFFLILLVYPVLFNVVTFLMYDYFNSKRGFFESLSYSIRSQFSYTNGRERSPFWKYWGSTVVISIILYVITTIFTAIPMIFFMLKITTTEPDANFEQNPFAGSFGIMMFVTYGISLLISFFLSNMLYVNSGLMYYDSRRDFHQKVELEEIETIGINE, from the coding sequence ATGATGCAGTTTTATAAAAAAAGAGATTTCGGAGCATTTATTAGCGACAGTTTTACCTTTTTCAAATTATATGGTAAAAACTATTTCAGAAATTATATTCTGCTGAATGGGCTTTTGCTTATTCTGTTGGTTGCTGTATTTATTTTTGGTTACAGAGAATTGTTTATGCAGATTTTTGGTTCCAATATGAGTGGCGAAAGTTATTATTTTGAATCATATTTTGAAGATAATATCGGAATGTTTATCGTAGTAGGATTGCTTACGTTCTTGCTTTTTTTAATCATGATGATTGTCAATTATCTCTTCCCTGTTTTTTATCTTAAAAGATTGGCTGAAGGAGAGGTGAAAATAAAAACGGATGATATTCTTGGTGACTTAAAAAAAAATGCAGGCAAAATAGGAAAGCTTTGTCTGGGAATGGTTTTCGTTGTGACACCGCTCTCGCTTATTGTAATGGGAATTTCTTATGCGATGATATTAATTGTTATCGGATTTTTTCTCATCTTATTAGTTTATCCGGTTCTATTTAATGTGGTCACCTTTTTAATGTACGATTACTTCAACAGCAAAAGAGGTTTTTTCGAAAGTTTAAGCTACTCTATAAGATCTCAATTTTCTTACACGAATGGAAGAGAAAGATCTCCATTCTGGAAATATTGGGGTTCTACGGTCGTTATTTCAATTATTCTTTATGTGATTACGACCATTTTTACGGCAATACCGATGATTTTTTTCATGTTGAAAATTACGACTACTGAGCCTGATGCAAATTTTGAACAAAATCCATTTGCCGGAAGTTTCGGAATAATGATGTTCGTAACGTATGGAATTTCTTTGTTGATATCATTCTTTTTGTCGAATATGCTTTATGTAAATTCAGGATTGATGTATTACGATAGCCGAAGAGATTTTCACCAGAAAGTAGAGCTGGAAGAAATAGAAACGATTGGGATCAATGAATAA
- the tnpA gene encoding IS200/IS605 family transposase: MGNTYSQIFIQLIFAVKGRERQIREEFRDRLEKYITGIIQNNHQKLLAIYANPDHVHILIGYNDLNILIPNLVRDIKSNSSKLINEENWFTGKFHWQEGYGAFSYSKSQIDSVVKYILNQKKHHEKQSFKEEYIEFLTKFEIDYKNEYVFEFYDD; encoded by the coding sequence ATGGGAAATACCTATTCACAAATTTTTATTCAGCTAATTTTTGCCGTAAAAGGTAGAGAAAGGCAAATTCGTGAAGAGTTTCGGGATCGTTTGGAAAAATATATTACAGGAATTATCCAGAATAATCATCAAAAGCTTTTAGCGATTTATGCAAATCCGGATCATGTTCATATTTTAATTGGTTATAATGATTTGAATATTCTTATTCCTAATCTTGTGAGAGATATTAAATCTAATTCTTCAAAACTCATTAATGAAGAAAATTGGTTTACAGGGAAATTTCATTGGCAGGAAGGTTATGGTGCATTTTCCTATTCAAAAAGCCAAATTGATTCTGTAGTGAAGTATATCTTGAATCAGAAAAAGCATCACGAAAAGCAATCTTTTAAAGAAGAGTATATTGAGTTTTTGACAAAATTTGAAATTGATTATAAAAATGAATACGTTTTTGAATTTTATGATGATTAA
- a CDS encoding DUF4129 domain-containing protein codes for MIFLNLGVLKSQEYEDDDFSEVYIEDSVVTSHYKNMYVADSVLKANPQTENTVFRKKFRENLPSRYKGNEFDYSTSKPRESFFDKLQRKLAQLLRSIFGETSLETSSQITGVVIRLFAIIVVGFLLYFIIKYLISTNGSFFFGKKNKKIEINEEELHENIHEINFPQSIAKFENDGDYRSAVRYQFLYILKKLSDKKLILWNPEKTNKDYVAELKAAHLKNEFYNLSYIFDYVWYGEFSIDEQSYSKFKNQFHGFKP; via the coding sequence ATGATTTTTCTGAATCTTGGGGTTTTAAAATCTCAGGAATATGAAGATGATGATTTTTCTGAAGTTTATATCGAAGACTCTGTGGTGACTTCACATTACAAAAATATGTATGTTGCAGATTCTGTTTTAAAAGCGAATCCTCAAACCGAAAACACCGTTTTCCGAAAGAAGTTTAGAGAAAACTTGCCTTCAAGATACAAAGGAAATGAATTTGATTATTCGACCTCAAAACCTAGAGAATCGTTTTTTGACAAACTTCAACGTAAACTCGCTCAACTTCTTCGTAGTATTTTTGGGGAAACCAGTTTAGAAACTTCTTCACAGATTACAGGTGTTGTTATCCGTCTTTTTGCCATCATCGTAGTTGGATTTTTACTTTATTTTATCATTAAATATTTAATCAGTACCAATGGAAGTTTCTTTTTCGGTAAAAAGAATAAAAAAATTGAAATCAATGAAGAAGAACTTCATGAAAATATTCATGAAATCAACTTCCCTCAAAGTATTGCTAAGTTTGAAAATGATGGAGATTACCGTTCTGCGGTTCGGTATCAGTTTTTATATATTCTTAAAAAATTAAGTGATAAAAAACTCATCCTTTGGAATCCCGAAAAAACAAATAAAGATTACGTTGCCGAACTAAAAGCTGCACATCTTAAAAATGAGTTCTATAATCTTTCCTATATTTTCGATTATGTTTGGTATGGAGAGTTCAGTATTGATGAGCAAAGCTATAGTAAATTTAAAAACCAGTTTCACGGATTCAAACCCTAA
- a CDS encoding DUF58 domain-containing protein, with protein MKNLYINTRFFFALIGVGMLYVLAFFFPFFMILGPGFLLLIFLTAFVDYLLVFRQKDAVLAQRILPEKLSNGDENAVKVDIKNNYSFKINVKVIDEIPFQFQKRDFLIRKEIQSGKNTLFQYFLEPKERGEYNFGALNVYASSPIGFISKRFIFQKDTSLASYPSFVHLRKYELMALQNEFLLGGIKKIRKLGHTMEFEQIKEYVPGDDVRTINWKATSKTNRLMVNQFQDEKSQRIFMLIDKGRTMKMPFNGLSLLDYSINATMALSHIILKKGDRAGMMTFSKKAENKVAAENKSGQLRKISEALYNIKTDFFESDFNRLYQDVKYSINQRSLILLFTNFETLDGLNRQMKYLRGMAKNHLLVVVFFKNTEIHKLMNTHSESMQGIYDEIIAEKFEFEKKLIIQELRKYGIYSVYTLPENLNVDVINKYLEIKARGIL; from the coding sequence TTGAAAAATCTATACATCAATACCCGCTTTTTTTTCGCACTCATCGGTGTAGGAATGCTCTATGTTTTAGCGTTTTTCTTTCCGTTTTTTATGATTTTGGGACCTGGATTTTTATTATTGATTTTCCTTACTGCTTTTGTTGATTATTTGCTTGTTTTCAGACAGAAAGATGCTGTTTTAGCACAAAGAATTTTACCTGAAAAATTATCAAATGGTGATGAAAATGCAGTGAAAGTTGATATCAAAAATAATTATAGTTTTAAAATTAATGTAAAGGTGATTGATGAAATTCCTTTTCAGTTTCAGAAGAGAGATTTTTTGATAAGAAAGGAAATTCAGTCAGGAAAAAATACATTATTTCAATATTTTTTAGAACCAAAAGAACGTGGGGAATATAATTTCGGAGCTTTAAATGTTTATGCTTCGTCACCGATTGGTTTCATTTCAAAAAGATTTATATTTCAGAAAGATACTTCTTTGGCTTCTTATCCGTCGTTTGTTCACTTAAGAAAATATGAACTGATGGCACTTCAGAACGAATTTTTATTAGGCGGAATCAAAAAAATCAGGAAACTGGGACACACAATGGAATTTGAGCAGATTAAAGAATATGTTCCCGGTGATGATGTGAGAACGATTAACTGGAAAGCAACCTCCAAGACCAATCGTTTGATGGTGAATCAGTTTCAGGACGAAAAATCGCAGCGTATTTTTATGTTGATTGATAAAGGAAGAACGATGAAAATGCCTTTCAACGGCTTAAGTCTTCTTGATTATTCTATTAATGCGACAATGGCTTTGTCTCATATTATTCTGAAAAAAGGTGACCGAGCTGGAATGATGACGTTTTCTAAAAAAGCTGAAAATAAAGTCGCTGCCGAAAATAAATCAGGACAATTAAGAAAAATTTCCGAAGCTCTTTACAACATAAAAACCGATTTTTTTGAAAGCGATTTCAACAGGTTATATCAGGATGTAAAATACTCCATCAATCAGAGAAGTCTGATTTTGCTTTTTACCAATTTTGAAACTTTGGATGGTCTAAACAGACAGATGAAATATTTGAGAGGAATGGCCAAAAACCATTTGCTGGTTGTAGTTTTCTTTAAAAATACAGAAATACATAAACTGATGAATACCCATTCTGAAAGTATGCAGGGAATTTATGATGAAATCATTGCCGAAAAGTTTGAGTTTGAAAAAAAACTCATCATTCAGGAATTAAGAAAATATGGGATTTACTCCGTCTACACACTTCCCGAAAATCTGAATGTTGACGTGATTAATAAATATCTTGAAATAAAAGCAAGAGGGATTTTGTAG
- a CDS encoding MGH1-like glycoside hydrolase domain-containing protein, whose translation MNIEKQRLQDKDWKNWGPYVSNRQWGNVREDYSPNGNAWHFANHDIAESHTYRWGEEGIAGISDTKQLFCFALSFWNKKDKRIKERLFGLSNPQGNHGEDIKEIFYYLDNTPTHSYMKMVYKYPINEFPYDEIVAENARRTKKEPEYELFDTGIFDKDEYFDIFIEYCKSDAHDILIRVTVCNRSNQTAPIVILPTTWFRNNWKWGYNEYKGQVESGKEGCINVVHDSLPIKNFYSKNKNAEQVFCENETNNPKLHGTPSVENTYYKDGINDYIIHQQNTVNPERKGTKAAFIIDKIIEGGQSEVFEFRLSPYDMDDAFYQFDDIFNARINEANEFYDEIQQDIFNDDEKNVQRQAFAGLLWNKQFYHYNVGKWLKGDPNYEAPRDFNHYVRNTEWEHLHNKDIISMPDKWEYPWYATWDLAFHCVPFAIIDADFAKNQLLLLTKEWYMHPNGQMPAYEWNLSDVNPPVHAWSCFRVFKIDEKTNGKPDLLFLEKVFQKLLLNFTWWVNRKDKNGKNIFGGGFLGLDNIGAFDRNMELKDGEHLEQADGTSWMAMYALNMMRISMELAQYYQVYEDMAIKFFEHYLYIAEAMENMGEGKEGLWNEEDGFFYDVLQLANGESVSLRLRSIVGLIPLFAVEIIDHHLLSKMPNFRERMDWVLKNKPELTSLVSHWDEEGSGRKHLMSILRKNRLTKVLTRMLDEKEFLSSYGIRAMSKVYEENPFVFTVHGNKNVVYYTPAESDSRMFGGNSNWRGPIWFPINFLIVESLQRFHFYYGNSLKVEFPTGSGEKKNLDEVAQNISGRLCSIFLKDESGQRAFNGGNYKFNYDPNFKDYITFYEYFHGDNGRGVGASHQTGWTATVAKLMKPRLA comes from the coding sequence ATGAACATCGAAAAGCAAAGATTACAAGATAAAGACTGGAAAAACTGGGGACCTTATGTAAGCAACAGACAATGGGGAAATGTGCGCGAAGACTACAGCCCCAACGGAAATGCTTGGCATTTTGCCAACCACGATATTGCAGAAAGCCACACCTATCGATGGGGAGAAGAAGGTATTGCGGGGATTTCGGATACCAAACAATTGTTCTGTTTTGCGCTTTCATTTTGGAATAAAAAAGATAAAAGGATAAAAGAACGTCTTTTCGGGTTGAGCAATCCGCAGGGAAATCACGGAGAAGATATTAAAGAAATTTTCTACTATCTTGATAATACACCTACTCACAGCTATATGAAAATGGTGTACAAATATCCTATCAACGAATTTCCTTATGACGAAATTGTAGCTGAAAATGCGAGACGCACCAAAAAAGAACCTGAATATGAACTTTTCGATACAGGAATTTTTGATAAAGATGAATATTTTGATATTTTCATAGAATACTGTAAATCTGACGCTCATGATATTTTAATACGTGTTACGGTCTGCAACAGAAGTAACCAAACTGCTCCGATTGTTATTTTGCCTACAACCTGGTTTAGAAATAACTGGAAATGGGGGTATAATGAATACAAAGGTCAGGTAGAAAGTGGAAAAGAAGGCTGCATCAACGTGGTTCATGACAGTCTTCCTATTAAAAATTTTTATTCAAAAAATAAAAATGCAGAACAGGTTTTTTGTGAGAATGAAACCAATAATCCTAAACTTCATGGCACTCCGTCTGTAGAAAATACTTACTATAAAGATGGAATCAACGATTATATTATTCATCAGCAAAATACTGTAAATCCTGAAAGAAAGGGTACAAAAGCAGCCTTCATCATTGATAAAATTATCGAAGGAGGTCAGTCTGAAGTTTTTGAATTCAGGTTGTCACCATATGATATGGATGATGCCTTCTATCAGTTTGATGATATTTTTAATGCAAGAATTAATGAAGCGAATGAATTTTACGATGAAATTCAGCAGGATATATTTAATGACGATGAAAAAAATGTGCAGCGACAAGCTTTTGCAGGACTTCTTTGGAACAAACAGTTCTACCATTACAATGTCGGAAAATGGCTGAAGGGCGATCCTAATTATGAAGCTCCGAGAGATTTTAATCATTATGTAAGAAATACAGAATGGGAACATCTTCACAATAAAGACATTATCTCAATGCCCGATAAATGGGAATATCCTTGGTATGCGACATGGGATTTGGCATTCCACTGTGTTCCTTTTGCCATTATTGATGCTGATTTTGCGAAAAATCAATTGCTTTTGCTTACTAAGGAATGGTATATGCACCCAAACGGACAAATGCCTGCTTATGAATGGAATTTAAGTGACGTCAATCCACCTGTTCATGCATGGTCTTGCTTCAGGGTTTTTAAAATTGATGAAAAAACAAACGGAAAACCAGACCTTTTATTCCTCGAAAAAGTTTTTCAAAAACTATTGCTGAATTTTACCTGGTGGGTTAACAGAAAAGATAAAAACGGTAAAAATATTTTTGGCGGCGGATTTTTAGGATTGGATAACATCGGTGCTTTTGACCGAAATATGGAACTGAAAGATGGCGAACATCTTGAGCAAGCCGATGGAACGAGCTGGATGGCAATGTATGCGCTCAACATGATGCGAATTTCTATGGAATTGGCTCAATATTATCAGGTTTATGAAGATATGGCCATCAAGTTTTTTGAGCATTACCTTTATATTGCGGAAGCCATGGAAAACATGGGTGAAGGAAAAGAAGGTCTTTGGAACGAAGAAGACGGCTTCTTTTACGATGTTTTACAGTTGGCAAACGGAGAAAGTGTTTCTCTAAGATTGAGAAGTATTGTAGGCTTAATTCCTTTATTTGCAGTTGAAATTATCGATCATCATTTGCTCAGTAAAATGCCAAATTTCCGTGAGAGAATGGATTGGGTTTTAAAAAATAAACCTGAACTTACCTCTTTAGTTTCTCACTGGGATGAAGAAGGAAGCGGCAGAAAACATTTGATGAGTATTCTTCGTAAAAACCGACTTACAAAAGTTCTGACTAGAATGTTGGATGAAAAAGAATTTCTGAGTTCTTACGGAATTCGGGCAATGTCTAAGGTTTATGAAGAAAATCCTTTTGTCTTCACAGTTCACGGCAACAAAAATGTTGTTTATTATACGCCAGCAGAAAGTGACAGCAGAATGTTTGGCGGAAACAGTAATTGGCGCGGTCCGATTTGGTTCCCGATCAATTTCCTGATTGTTGAAAGTTTACAACGTTTCCATTTTTATTATGGAAACAGCTTAAAAGTGGAGTTTCCTACCGGAAGCGGTGAAAAGAAAAATTTAGATGAAGTTGCCCAAAATATCAGTGGAAGACTCTGCTCTATTTTTCTGAAAGATGAAAGCGGGCAACGCGCTTTCAACGGAGGGAATTATAAATTTAATTACGACCCAAACTTCAAAGATTACATCACATTTTATGAATATTTCCACGGTGACAACGGTCGCGGAGTCGGAGCTTCGCATCAAACAGGATGGACTGCAACTGTGGCAAAACTGATGAAGCCGAGACTGGCTTAA
- a CDS encoding OsmC family protein, with the protein MKITLNRINDDFLFECTNAQGNSILLDNTSQPGAKGVSPMESVLMAVAGCSGIDVVSILKKQRQEITGFKAEVEGERVAVDDAKPFKSIMVKFLLEGNIDPKKALKASELSFEKYCSVSKTLEPNVEIGYEVFVNGEKVEG; encoded by the coding sequence ATGAAAATTACTTTAAACAGAATAAACGACGATTTTTTATTTGAATGTACCAATGCTCAGGGAAATTCAATTTTGTTAGATAATACTTCTCAACCAGGCGCAAAAGGGGTTTCACCAATGGAAAGTGTTTTGATGGCAGTTGCAGGATGCAGCGGAATTGATGTGGTTTCAATTTTGAAAAAACAAAGACAGGAAATTACAGGATTCAAAGCTGAGGTAGAAGGCGAAAGAGTTGCTGTAGATGATGCAAAACCCTTCAAATCAATTATGGTAAAGTTTTTATTGGAAGGAAATATCGATCCTAAAAAAGCTTTAAAAGCATCAGAATTATCTTTCGAAAAATACTGTTCGGTTTCAAAAACTTTAGAGCCTAATGTAGAAATCGGGTACGAAGTTTTCGTAAACGGAGAAAAAGTTGAGGGATAA